One Camelina sativa cultivar DH55 chromosome 3, Cs, whole genome shotgun sequence genomic window carries:
- the LOC104777098 gene encoding primase homolog protein-like codes for MRFVKEYFAGRSISEKTLERNRVMQKIIGGEIVIAFTYWEREELVTCKYRWYLTKRFSQERKTRTARRILYGVNDIEQASEIIIVEGEPDKLAMEEAGFLNCVSVPDGAPDIVSSKPVPPESKDKSFNKYLWNCNDYLKKASRIIIATDGDVAGHCLAEELARRLGKERCWRVKWPKKSDDDKHFKDANEVLMSMGPHVLKEAVLNAEPYPIP; via the exons ATGAGGTTT GTTAAAGAGTACTTCGCTGGAAGGTCGATTTCAGAGAAAACACTCGAAAGAAATCGGGTTATGCAGAAAATCATAGGCGGTGAG ATTGTGATTGCTTTTACGTATTGGGAAAGAGAGGAGCTTGTGACTTGCAAGTACCGGTGGTATCTAACTAAGAGGTTCAGTCAG GAAAGGAAAACACGGACAGCACGGAGGATCTTGTATGGGGTTAATGACATAGAACAAGCATCTGAAATCATTATA GTTGAAGGGGAACCAGATAAACTTGCAATGGAAGAGGCTGGTTTTCTCAATTGTGTCTCTGTTCCTGATGGAGCTCCAGATATTGTTTCTTCAAAGCCAGTCCCACCTGAATCCAAG GACAAGAGCTTTAATAAGTATCTATGGAATTGCAATGACTATTTGAAAAAG GCGTCTCGGATTATTATTGCTACTGATGGAGATGTAGCTGGTCACTGTCTGGCTGAAGAACTTGCACGGCGTTTGGGGAAAGAAAGATGTTGGCGTGTCAAGTGGCCGAAGAAAAGTGATGAcgataaacattttaaagatGCAAACGAG GTGCTTATGTCTATGGGACCTCATGTACTCAAGGAAGCTGTTCTAAATGCTGAGCCATACCCTATTCCATAG